A portion of the Musa acuminata AAA Group cultivar baxijiao chromosome BXJ1-1, Cavendish_Baxijiao_AAA, whole genome shotgun sequence genome contains these proteins:
- the LOC103987331 gene encoding heavy metal-associated isoprenylated plant protein 22-like isoform X3 has translation MDCDGCERRVKHAVSSIRACTEESEVHSIGCIWIAVSGRSTDRHHRNLWSGVTNVNVNRKQSRVTVTGHIEAKEVVRKIKSTGKRAEAWPYVPYSLVAYPYVAGAYDKKAPAGFVRNVAQAVASPSAPEEKVSSLFSDENPNACTVM, from the exons ATGGACTGTGATGGCTGTGAAAGGAGAGTAAAGCATGCTGTGAGCTCAATCAGAG CTTGCACAGAAGAGAGTGAAGTCCATTCGATCGGATGTATATGGATCGCTGTTTCTGGTAGGAGCACTGACAGACATCATCGAAACTTGTGGTCAGGTGTGACGAACGTGAACGTGAACCGAAAGCAGAGCAGGGTGACGGTCACCGGCCACATCGAGGCAAAGGAAGTGGTGAGGAAGATAAAGAGCACCGGGAAGAGGGCGGAGGCTTGGCCTTACGTCCCCTACAGCTTGGTCGCGTATCCTTACGTCGCCGGCGCCTACGACAAGAAGGCCCCAGCCGGCTTCGTTCGGAACGTGGCGCAGGCGGTGGCGAGCCCCAGTGCGCCGGAGGAGAAGGTCTCGTCGCTCTTCAGCGATGAGAACCCGAACGCATGCACTGTGATGTGA
- the LOC103987331 gene encoding heavy metal-associated isoprenylated plant protein 22-like isoform X4 gives MDCDGCERRVKHAVSSIRGVTNVNVNRKQSRVTVTGHIEAKEVVRKIKSTGKRAEAWPYVPYSLVAYPYVAGAYDKKAPAGFVRNVAQAVASPSAPEEKVSSLFSDENPNACTVM, from the exons ATGGACTGTGATGGCTGTGAAAGGAGAGTAAAGCATGCTGTGAGCTCAATCAGAG GTGTGACGAACGTGAACGTGAACCGAAAGCAGAGCAGGGTGACGGTCACCGGCCACATCGAGGCAAAGGAAGTGGTGAGGAAGATAAAGAGCACCGGGAAGAGGGCGGAGGCTTGGCCTTACGTCCCCTACAGCTTGGTCGCGTATCCTTACGTCGCCGGCGCCTACGACAAGAAGGCCCCAGCCGGCTTCGTTCGGAACGTGGCGCAGGCGGTGGCGAGCCCCAGTGCGCCGGAGGAGAAGGTCTCGTCGCTCTTCAGCGATGAGAACCCGAACGCATGCACTGTGATGTGA
- the LOC103987331 gene encoding heavy metal-associated isoprenylated plant protein 20-like isoform X1 produces MGAFDHLSDFCSVTETRRALQIRKRKPLQTVDLKVKMDCDGCERRVKHAVSSIRACTEESEVHSIGCIWIAVSGRSTDRHHRNLWSGVTNVNVNRKQSRVTVTGHIEAKEVVRKIKSTGKRAEAWPYVPYSLVAYPYVAGAYDKKAPAGFVRNVAQAVASPSAPEEKVSSLFSDENPNACTVM; encoded by the exons aTGGGTGCGTTTGATCACCTCTCGGATTTTTGCAGTGTCACAGAGACAAGGAGAGCATTGCAAATAAGGAAAAGGAAGCCGCTACAG ACTGTCGATCTGAAGGTGAAGATGGACTGTGATGGCTGTGAAAGGAGAGTAAAGCATGCTGTGAGCTCAATCAGAG CTTGCACAGAAGAGAGTGAAGTCCATTCGATCGGATGTATATGGATCGCTGTTTCTGGTAGGAGCACTGACAGACATCATCGAAACTTGTGGTCAGGTGTGACGAACGTGAACGTGAACCGAAAGCAGAGCAGGGTGACGGTCACCGGCCACATCGAGGCAAAGGAAGTGGTGAGGAAGATAAAGAGCACCGGGAAGAGGGCGGAGGCTTGGCCTTACGTCCCCTACAGCTTGGTCGCGTATCCTTACGTCGCCGGCGCCTACGACAAGAAGGCCCCAGCCGGCTTCGTTCGGAACGTGGCGCAGGCGGTGGCGAGCCCCAGTGCGCCGGAGGAGAAGGTCTCGTCGCTCTTCAGCGATGAGAACCCGAACGCATGCACTGTGATGTGA
- the LOC103987331 gene encoding heavy metal-associated isoprenylated plant protein 20-like isoform X2 codes for MGAFDHLSDFCSVTETRRALQIRKRKPLQTVDLKVKMDCDGCERRVKHAVSSIRGVTNVNVNRKQSRVTVTGHIEAKEVVRKIKSTGKRAEAWPYVPYSLVAYPYVAGAYDKKAPAGFVRNVAQAVASPSAPEEKVSSLFSDENPNACTVM; via the exons aTGGGTGCGTTTGATCACCTCTCGGATTTTTGCAGTGTCACAGAGACAAGGAGAGCATTGCAAATAAGGAAAAGGAAGCCGCTACAG ACTGTCGATCTGAAGGTGAAGATGGACTGTGATGGCTGTGAAAGGAGAGTAAAGCATGCTGTGAGCTCAATCAGAG GTGTGACGAACGTGAACGTGAACCGAAAGCAGAGCAGGGTGACGGTCACCGGCCACATCGAGGCAAAGGAAGTGGTGAGGAAGATAAAGAGCACCGGGAAGAGGGCGGAGGCTTGGCCTTACGTCCCCTACAGCTTGGTCGCGTATCCTTACGTCGCCGGCGCCTACGACAAGAAGGCCCCAGCCGGCTTCGTTCGGAACGTGGCGCAGGCGGTGGCGAGCCCCAGTGCGCCGGAGGAGAAGGTCTCGTCGCTCTTCAGCGATGAGAACCCGAACGCATGCACTGTGATGTGA